From Actinomyces procaprae:
CGGTGACGGGCGCGAGATGATTGGGGCATGGCCTTTGCGAAGCAACTCCGCCCGCTCGACCGTCTGGTCCAATCACTCCTCGCGGACGCTGTACGCCACGCCGGTGTCAAGCACTCGGACATCGGCGCTAAGACAGGTCTGTCCCAGAATCGGGTGTCGAAGATCCTGCGTCTGGACACGCCGCCCGCAACCGTGGGGGAGATAGCCGCCATAGCGGGCGCGATCGGCTACAACGCCGCCGAGATAATCGGTCGGGCGGAGGCAATCGCGGCCACCGATCCCGAGTGGGCCGACGTCGTGCAGATCGACGAGCAGGAGGCCGCCGTCGACGGCGATGTGGTGCAGCTGCGTCCCGGCTGGCCCGAGGGGCTGCCCCCGGCTGAGGAGCTGGCCGCCCAGGACATCCCCGGTGCCGAGCAGGAGGACGAGGAGGGCATGTGGACGCCGTAGTCCGCGCCCCTGGATACGCCGAGAGCCCGCTTGTAGACGCGCGTCTACAAGCGGGCTCTCGCAATATGTGTCAGAGGGGCGGCTTAGTGTGCTGGGCCGTGAGACCCCCACTAGAAGCCGTGCTCGCCAGCGCCGACGAGCGCGGCGTCACCGTCCGGTGGCTGCCCCTCGGCCGGTGGAGAGGCTGCTACCACCAGCCGACCCGCACCGTCTACCTGCGCGCCGGCATGTCCGACCGGCTGGCCGTGCCGACGCTCATGCACGAGCTGGAGCACGCACGCCGTGGGGACGACGGCCACCAGTCCCGGCCGGTGGAGACACGGATCGACCGGCTGGTGGCGTGCAGGCTCATCACGGCCGGGGAGTACCGGCGGGCGGAGGTGCTGGTCGGTCCGCACGTGGGTGCGCTCGCCGTCGAGCTGGACGTGCCCAGGTGGGTGGTGGAGGCGTACCGGGACACCCTCCGCTAGGTCACGGTCAGGCCACAGACGAGATGGCTAGCACAGTGGCTATCATCCGCCCCTGCCCGGCGCCGGCGTCGGACCGGCCGCCCGCACGATCATGCGGGAAAGTGTGGAGCCGCGTGTCGGACTCGAACCGACGGCCTGCTGTTTACAAGACAGCTGCTCTACCAACTGAGCTAACGCGGCATGCGGGGGCGAGCTTACCCGTTCCCGCCCGGAACGCCCAGAGGCGGCCGCTCCCGCGCGGCCGCTCCCGCCTCAGAGACGGTCGGTGATACCGGTCTCCGTGGCGATGTCGGCCAGTTCAAGCTTCTCGGTGCCCAGGGCGACCGTCGGCGTACCGGTGATCGGGATCTCCGCGAAGGTCGTGTCGCACAGATCGAGCCAGGCGCCATAGGTGTTCGCCGTGATGGCGGAGCCGATCTGCTCGACGACGGCGTCACTGACTCCCGCCTCCGTCGCGGCCTGCGTGACCGACTCGGCGGTGATGGATGAGTAGTCTCCGATGGCGTAGAGCTCGGCGAAGCGAGCCATGACCGCCTGGTGGAAGGCGAACGCTGAGGTCGGCTCCTGATCGAGGACGACACCCATGGCGTTGCACACCATGTCACTCCAACTGCTTCCGAGGAACCTCGAGGGGTGCAGCACCAGGTTGATCTTGCCGTCTTCCAGCAGCGTCTCGAACTCCGTCTTGTGGAGCTGCTCGAAATTGGCGCAGTGATGGCAGGCGTAGTCGAAGTAGATGTGCAGGTTCTGGGCGCCGTCCGTGCTGGTGCCGGGCTGGAGGTCAGGACCGAAGACGAGCGAGCCGTCGGCACGGATGGTGGCCGGGAATCCCTCACCGCTGGCCAGTTCCGTAACAATCTTCCCCCCCACAGCACCCTTATTGCGCTCGGTGATGACCACCGCGGCCACAGTCCCGGCCACGGCCAGGCCGCCGATGCCCAGGAGGCTGCGCCGAGTGATCCGGGCGCGCCGCTCCCGGCGCTCC
This genomic window contains:
- a CDS encoding ImmA/IrrE family metallo-endopeptidase; this encodes MRPPLEAVLASADERGVTVRWLPLGRWRGCYHQPTRTVYLRAGMSDRLAVPTLMHELEHARRGDDGHQSRPVETRIDRLVACRLITAGEYRRAEVLVGPHVGALAVELDVPRWVVEAYRDTLR
- a CDS encoding DsbA family protein; its protein translation is MASNQPRPTKAERREAARAKAQAMREEQERRERRARITRRSLLGIGGLAVAGTVAAVVITERNKGAVGGKIVTELASGEGFPATIRADGSLVFGPDLQPGTSTDGAQNLHIYFDYACHHCANFEQLHKTEFETLLEDGKINLVLHPSRFLGSSWSDMVCNAMGVVLDQEPTSAFAFHQAVMARFAELYAIGDYSSITAESVTQAATEAGVSDAVVEQIGSAITANTYGAWLDLCDTTFAEIPITGTPTVALGTEKLELADIATETGITDRL